A DNA window from Paralichthys olivaceus isolate ysfri-2021 chromosome 11, ASM2471397v2, whole genome shotgun sequence contains the following coding sequences:
- the bud23 gene encoding 18S rRNA (guanine-N(7))-methyltransferase, with protein MASSCRRPEHSAPPDVFYNEAEAKKYSQNSRMIEIQTQMSARAVELLNLPEGEPCFLLDVGCGSGLSGDYLSEEGHLWVGVDISTAMLDVALDREVDGDLLLGDMGQGMPFRPGTFDGCISISALQWLCNADKKSHSPPKRLYTFFSTLYSSLSRGSRAVFQLYPENSEQLELITTQAMRAGFSGGMVVDYPNSSKAKKFFLCLFAGASGVLPKGLGAEASDKAVSNQVQYSGQRCRFRNMKGKSGKKGRDWILEKKERRRRQGREVRADTKYTGRQRRPHF; from the exons ATGGCGTCCAGCTGTCGACGGCCTGAACACTCAGCTCCTCCAGATGTG TTCTACAATGAAGCGGAGGCAAAGAAGTACTCTCAGAA CTCTCGAATGATTGAGATCCAGACCCAGATGTCAGCGAGAGCGGTGGAGCTGTTGAACCTGCCGGAGGGAGAGCCGTGCTTCCTGCTCGATGTGGG GTGTGGCTCTGGTCTCAGTGGAGACTACCTCTCAGAGGAAGGACACCTCTGGGTTGGGGTTGACATTAGCACCGCAATGCTGG ATGTTGCACTGGACAGAGAAGTAGATGGAGATCTTTTACTGGGGGACATGGGCCAGGGGATGCCTTTCCGACCTGGCACCTTTGACGGTTGCATCAG TATTTCAGCGCTTCAGTGGCTCTGTAATGCCGACAAGAAGTCACACAGTCCTCCAAAGAGACTCTATACATTCTTCAGTACTCTCTACTCTTCTCTG tcaaGAGGCTCACGTGCAGTTTTCCAGCTTTATCCCGAGAACTCAGAGCAG CTGGAGCTGATCACGACGCAGGCCATGAGGGCAGGTTTCAGTGGAGGAATGGTGGTGGACTATCCCAACAGCAGCAAGGCTAAAAA GTTCTTCTTGTGTCTTTTTGCTGGAGCATCAGGAGTCCTTCCCAAA gGATTGGGAGCAGAAGCGTCAGACAAAGCAGTTTCAAACCAGGTCCAGTATTCAGGACAAAG ATGCCGGTTCAGAAACATGAAAGGCAAATCAGGGAAGAAGGGGCGAGATTGGATCttggagaagaaggagaggaggaggagacaaggaCG GGAAGTTCGAGCCGACACTAAATACACTGGACGTCAGAGAAGACCTCATTTCTAG